A window from Streptomyces sp. NBC_00335 encodes these proteins:
- a CDS encoding NAD kinase, giving the protein MKRTVFLLAHTGRPAAIRSAELVVQGLLRSGLGVRVLRHEAVDLPLPPEVELVAESECTPEVLDGCELLIVLGGDGTLLRGAEFARGSGVPMLGVNLGRVGFLAEAERDDLDKVVDRVVTREYEVEERMTLDVIVRTNGDVVHRDWALNEAAVQKVSPERMLEVVLEIDGRPVSGFGCDGIVCATPTGSTAYAFSAGGPVVWPEVEALLMVPISAHALFAKPLVTSPDSVLAVEVQTGTPHGVLWCDGRRTVELPAGARVEVRRGAVPVRLARLHHASFTDRLVAKFALPVSGWRGAPH; this is encoded by the coding sequence GTGAAGCGGACCGTCTTCCTGCTCGCGCACACCGGGCGGCCGGCGGCCATCCGCAGCGCCGAGCTGGTGGTGCAGGGCCTGCTGCGCAGCGGGCTGGGCGTACGGGTGCTGCGGCACGAGGCGGTGGACCTGCCGCTGCCGCCCGAGGTGGAGCTGGTGGCCGAGTCCGAGTGCACCCCGGAGGTGCTCGACGGGTGCGAGCTGCTGATCGTGCTGGGCGGCGACGGGACGCTGCTGCGCGGCGCGGAGTTCGCGCGCGGCTCGGGGGTGCCGATGCTCGGCGTCAACCTGGGCCGGGTGGGCTTCCTCGCGGAGGCGGAACGGGACGACCTGGACAAGGTCGTGGACCGGGTCGTGACGCGGGAGTACGAGGTCGAGGAGCGGATGACCCTCGACGTGATCGTGCGGACCAACGGGGACGTGGTGCACCGGGACTGGGCGCTGAACGAGGCGGCCGTCCAGAAGGTGTCCCCGGAGCGGATGCTGGAGGTGGTCCTGGAGATCGACGGGCGCCCGGTGTCCGGCTTCGGCTGCGACGGCATCGTCTGCGCGACGCCGACGGGCTCGACGGCGTACGCCTTCTCGGCCGGCGGGCCGGTGGTCTGGCCGGAGGTGGAGGCGCTGCTGATGGTGCCGATCAGCGCGCACGCGCTGTTCGCGAAGCCGCTGGTGACCTCGCCGGACTCGGTGCTGGCCGTGGAGGTGCAGACGGGGACCCCGCACGGGGTGCTGTGGTGCGACGGGCGGCGGACGGTGGAGCTGCCGGCCGGGGCCCGTGTGGAGGTCCGGCGGGGGGCGGTGCCGGTGCGGCTCGCCCGGCTGCACCACGCGTCGTTCACGGACCGGCTCGTCGCGAAGTTCGCGCTGCCGGTGTCGGGATGGCGCGGGGCCCCGCACTAG
- a CDS encoding DUF1015 domain-containing protein: MTTSGTADHGLRLIPFHGLRYVPERVGSLAAVTSPPYDVVVRPDGLNHLESADPHNIVRLILPQADTPAARNQQAAHTLRDWLAEGILSADPVPALYVYEQRRGELLQRGVIGALALSTAEEGIVLPHEDVMPHVVTDRAGLMRATSANLEPLLLTYLGDDPAAGAAAVVERTAHSTPLFSTTTEDGFQHRLWAITDPADLAAITADLGDRQALIADGHHRWATYLRLQEEHGSPTPWDFGLVLLVDTARYPLQVRAIHRLLRRLPPADALAALDGRFRLRTVDGPLSAAMAALAEAAELGNAFLLTGDGTFHLVTDPEPDLIERTVRGDRPEAWRRLDATVLHATLLDTLWAVPDAPDQISYIHDTEATVEMAERLGGTAVLLHPVRESVVRELARQGVTMPRKSTSFGPKPATGLVLRSVD, encoded by the coding sequence ATGACCACATCTGGCACCGCGGACCACGGACTGCGCCTGATCCCGTTCCATGGCCTGCGCTATGTCCCCGAGCGCGTCGGCAGTCTGGCCGCCGTGACCTCGCCGCCGTACGACGTGGTCGTGCGCCCCGACGGACTCAACCACCTGGAGTCCGCCGACCCCCACAACATCGTCCGCCTGATCCTCCCGCAGGCGGACACCCCCGCCGCCCGCAACCAGCAGGCGGCGCACACGCTGCGCGACTGGCTCGCGGAGGGCATCCTCAGCGCCGACCCGGTGCCCGCGCTCTACGTCTACGAGCAGCGCCGGGGCGAGCTCCTCCAGCGCGGGGTCATCGGGGCCCTCGCCCTCTCCACGGCCGAAGAGGGGATCGTCCTCCCCCACGAGGACGTCATGCCCCACGTGGTCACCGACCGCGCCGGCCTGATGCGCGCCACCTCGGCCAACCTCGAACCGCTCCTGCTCACCTACCTCGGCGACGATCCGGCGGCCGGCGCGGCGGCGGTCGTCGAGCGCACCGCCCACTCCACCCCGCTGTTCTCCACCACCACGGAGGACGGCTTCCAGCACCGGCTGTGGGCCATCACGGACCCCGCCGACCTGGCGGCGATCACCGCCGACCTGGGCGACCGCCAGGCCCTCATCGCCGACGGCCACCACCGCTGGGCGACGTACCTGCGCCTCCAGGAGGAGCACGGCTCCCCCACCCCCTGGGACTTCGGCCTCGTCCTCCTCGTCGACACCGCCCGCTACCCCCTCCAGGTCCGCGCGATCCACCGGCTGCTCCGGCGCCTGCCCCCCGCCGACGCCCTGGCCGCCCTCGACGGCCGCTTCCGGCTCCGCACCGTCGACGGCCCGCTATCGGCGGCCATGGCGGCCCTGGCCGAGGCCGCGGAGCTCGGCAACGCCTTCCTGCTCACCGGCGACGGCACCTTCCACCTGGTCACCGACCCCGAGCCGGACCTGATCGAGCGCACGGTCCGCGGAGACCGCCCCGAGGCCTGGCGCCGGCTGGACGCCACGGTGCTCCACGCGACCCTGTTGGACACCCTCTGGGCCGTTCCCGACGCCCCCGACCAGATCTCGTACATCCACGACACCGAGGCCACCGTCGAGATGGCGGAGCGCCTCGGGGGCACGGCCGTCCTGCTGCACCCCGTACGCGAGTCGGTCGTACGGGAACTGGCCCGGCAGGGCGTGACGATGCCCCGCAAGTCCACCTCCTTCGGCCCGAAGCCGGCCACCGGCCTGGTCCTGCGCAGCGTGGACTGA
- the recN gene encoding DNA repair protein RecN — protein sequence MRIRSLGVIDDAVVELSPGFTAVTGETGAGKTMVVTSLGLLLGGRADPALVRIGAKAAVVEGRIVMRPDAPAALRAEEAGAELDDGALLISRTVSAEGRSRAHVGGRSVPVGLLAELADDLVAVHGQTDQQGLLRPARQRQALDRYAGDAVAVPLEKYAAAHRRLRAVAGELEEITTRARERAQEADLLRFGLDEIAAVEPLSGEDTELAAEAERLGHAESLSSAAQVAHAALAGNVEDPEGVDAGALVAGAHRALESVRSHDPALGALAERIGELGILLGDVAGELAGYADDLDADPLRLAAVEERRAALTQVIRKYGSAENGVDSVLEWAERGSVRLLELDGDDERIDELTAERDGLRLELSALAQALTDARNEAATRFASAVTEELASLAMPHARVTIDVRQTEDPEGVEVGGRLVAYGPSGVDEVELLLAPHPGAQPRPIAKGASGGELSRVMLAVEVVFAGSDPVPTYLFDEVDAGVGGKAAVEVGRRLAKLAKSAQVVVVTHLPQVAAFADRQLLVEKTNDGSVTRSGVTVLEGEARIRELSRMLAGHEDSASARAHAEELLAAARSPE from the coding sequence ATGCGGATACGGTCGCTCGGGGTCATCGACGACGCTGTGGTCGAGCTGTCACCCGGTTTCACCGCGGTGACCGGCGAGACCGGCGCGGGCAAGACCATGGTCGTCACCAGCCTCGGGCTGTTGCTCGGCGGGCGCGCCGACCCCGCCCTGGTGCGGATCGGGGCCAAGGCGGCGGTCGTCGAAGGGCGCATCGTCATGCGCCCGGACGCCCCCGCGGCGCTGCGCGCCGAGGAGGCCGGCGCCGAGCTCGACGACGGCGCGCTGCTGATCAGCCGGACCGTTTCCGCCGAGGGCCGCTCGCGCGCCCACGTCGGCGGCCGCTCCGTGCCCGTCGGACTGCTCGCCGAACTCGCCGACGACCTCGTCGCCGTCCACGGCCAGACCGACCAGCAGGGACTGCTCCGGCCCGCCCGGCAGCGCCAGGCCCTCGACCGGTACGCGGGCGACGCCGTCGCCGTCCCGCTGGAGAAGTACGCCGCCGCCCACCGCAGGCTGCGCGCCGTCGCCGGAGAGCTGGAGGAGATCACCACCCGGGCCCGGGAACGCGCCCAGGAGGCCGATCTGCTGCGCTTCGGGCTCGACGAGATCGCCGCCGTGGAACCGCTCTCGGGCGAGGACACCGAGCTGGCGGCGGAGGCGGAGCGCCTCGGGCACGCCGAATCCCTGTCCTCGGCCGCCCAGGTCGCCCACGCGGCCCTCGCCGGCAACGTCGAGGACCCGGAGGGCGTCGACGCGGGCGCGCTCGTCGCCGGGGCGCACCGCGCACTGGAATCCGTACGCTCCCACGACCCGGCGCTCGGCGCCCTCGCCGAGCGGATCGGGGAACTGGGCATCCTGCTCGGGGACGTGGCCGGGGAACTCGCCGGGTACGCGGACGACCTGGACGCCGACCCGCTGCGGCTGGCGGCCGTGGAGGAGCGGCGGGCGGCGCTGACCCAGGTGATCCGCAAGTACGGATCCGCCGAGAATGGCGTGGACTCCGTCCTGGAGTGGGCCGAACGGGGTTCCGTACGGCTGCTGGAGCTGGACGGCGACGACGAGCGGATCGACGAACTGACCGCGGAGCGCGACGGGCTGCGGCTGGAACTCTCCGCGCTGGCGCAGGCGTTGACCGACGCGCGGAACGAGGCGGCGACCCGCTTCGCGTCCGCCGTCACCGAGGAGCTGGCCTCCCTGGCGATGCCGCACGCACGGGTCACCATCGACGTCCGGCAGACCGAGGACCCCGAGGGGGTCGAGGTCGGCGGCCGGCTCGTCGCGTACGGGCCCTCGGGCGTGGACGAGGTCGAACTGCTGCTGGCCCCGCACCCGGGCGCCCAGCCGCGGCCGATCGCCAAGGGTGCCTCGGGCGGTGAGCTGTCCCGGGTGATGCTCGCCGTCGAGGTCGTCTTCGCGGGCTCCGACCCGGTGCCCACGTACCTCTTCGACGAGGTCGACGCGGGCGTCGGCGGCAAGGCGGCCGTGGAGGTCGGACGGCGGCTCGCGAAGCTGGCCAAGTCGGCGCAGGTGGTGGTCGTCACGCACCTGCCGCAGGTGGCGGCCTTCGCGGACCGGCAGTTGCTGGTCGAGAAGACCAACGACGGGTCCGTGACCCGCAGCGGGGTCACCGTCCTGGAGGGCGAGGCCCGGATCCGCGAGCTGTCGCGGATGCTGGCCGGCCACGAGGACTCGGCGTCGGCGCGGGCGCACGCGGAGGAACTGCTCGCGGCGGCCCGGAGCCCGGAGTAG
- a CDS encoding FecCD family ABC transporter permease, producing MLVESPPEPSAAPAAATRSRDGARAAGLLAAFGVLALIVVASIAVGAKQMPLHEVWHGLFHYSGTASDVVVRDLRVPRTLLGVLVGLGLGLSGAVMQALTRNPLAEPGILGVNAGAAAAVVSAISFFGASSLSEFVWWAFLGAAVVSVVVYVLGGSRSATPVRLALAGTAATAALVGYINAVQLMDSKALDKLRFWTVGSLASANMDTVRQVAPFLLVGAVIALGLGRPLNAMAMGDDTARALGAHLTRTRIGAMIAITLLCGAATAACGPIVFVGLMIPHLVRFFTGPDMRWVLAYSAVLSPVLLLGADVIGRVVTRPGELQVGIVTALIGGPVFIYLVRRKRMAQL from the coding sequence GTGTTGGTCGAGAGTCCCCCCGAACCGAGCGCGGCGCCGGCCGCCGCCACCCGCTCGCGCGACGGCGCGCGAGCCGCCGGTCTGCTCGCCGCCTTCGGCGTGCTCGCGCTGATCGTGGTGGCGAGCATCGCCGTCGGCGCCAAGCAGATGCCCCTCCACGAGGTCTGGCACGGCCTGTTCCACTACTCGGGGACGGCCTCCGACGTCGTCGTGCGGGACCTGAGGGTCCCGCGCACCCTCCTCGGCGTGCTCGTCGGCCTCGGCCTCGGACTGTCCGGCGCCGTGATGCAGGCCCTGACCCGCAACCCGCTGGCCGAGCCGGGCATCCTCGGCGTCAACGCGGGAGCCGCGGCCGCCGTCGTATCGGCCATCAGCTTCTTCGGGGCGTCCTCGCTGAGCGAGTTCGTGTGGTGGGCCTTCCTCGGCGCCGCCGTCGTCTCCGTGGTCGTGTACGTGCTCGGCGGAAGCCGCAGTGCCACGCCCGTGCGCCTGGCCCTCGCCGGTACGGCGGCCACCGCGGCCCTCGTCGGATACATCAACGCCGTGCAGCTCATGGACAGCAAGGCGCTGGACAAGCTCCGCTTCTGGACCGTGGGCTCGCTGGCCTCCGCGAACATGGACACCGTCCGCCAGGTGGCGCCCTTCCTGCTGGTCGGCGCGGTCATCGCGCTCGGCCTGGGCCGGCCGCTCAACGCCATGGCCATGGGCGACGACACCGCGCGGGCGCTCGGTGCGCACCTGACGCGGACCCGGATCGGCGCGATGATCGCCATCACCCTGCTGTGCGGGGCCGCGACCGCCGCCTGCGGGCCGATCGTCTTCGTCGGCCTGATGATCCCGCACCTCGTACGGTTCTTCACCGGCCCGGACATGCGCTGGGTGCTCGCGTACTCGGCGGTGCTCTCGCCCGTCCTGCTGCTCGGCGCCGACGTCATCGGCCGGGTCGTCACCCGGCCCGGCGAACTCCAGGTCGGCATCGTCACCGCGCTCATCGGCGGACCCGTCTTCATCTACCTCGTCCGGCGCAAGAGGATGGCCCAGCTGTGA
- a CDS encoding SCP2 sterol-binding domain-containing protein — MATIEECRAALDQLSDNLARAEGDVRGATALDRSLSCHITDLDRTFTGRLDAGRIRVDAVAPGPPSAKAEIRLAMTGDDLLALVAGTLKFPKAWASGRIRLEAGFRDLLRLKSLL, encoded by the coding sequence ATGGCTACGATCGAGGAGTGCCGTGCGGCACTCGACCAACTCTCAGACAACCTGGCACGGGCCGAAGGCGACGTGCGCGGTGCGACCGCGCTCGACCGCTCGCTGAGCTGCCACATCACCGACCTGGACCGCACCTTCACGGGCCGCCTGGACGCGGGCCGGATCCGCGTGGACGCGGTGGCCCCCGGCCCGCCGTCCGCCAAGGCCGAGATCCGCCTCGCGATGACCGGCGACGACCTGCTGGCCCTGGTCGCCGGCACCCTGAAGTTCCCCAAGGCCTGGGCCTCGGGCCGCATCCGCCTGGAAGCAGGCTTCCGCGACCTCCTCCGCCTCAAAAGCCTGCTCTAG
- a CDS encoding tetratricopeptide repeat protein encodes MSLPKGLAEEVSKNLVMVARLIDEDPEQAYAYSRIALRLASRVAAVREAAGFAAYANQKYAEAIAEFRAAKRMTGSVELWPVIADCERGLGRPERALAMAGEAEVQKLDKAGQVEMRLVAAGARRDMDQLDAAIVTLQSPELASSSVQPWTARLRYAYADALLAAGREDEAREWFAKTLEADKDGATDASDRLAELDGVEFVDASADDSDADVEVDDEADDEFDDEDEDEDDDDPEVVAAERASDQAEYYDEDDDEYEGDVEGDVEGDVDVTDEIVVLDEDEDDDRQDDDRRDAGVRDDG; translated from the coding sequence CTGAGCCTGCCCAAGGGGCTGGCCGAGGAAGTCTCCAAGAACCTGGTCATGGTGGCCCGGCTGATCGACGAGGACCCGGAGCAGGCGTACGCGTACTCGCGCATCGCCCTGCGCCTGGCTTCCCGTGTCGCCGCCGTGCGCGAGGCCGCCGGCTTCGCCGCGTACGCCAACCAGAAGTACGCCGAGGCGATCGCGGAGTTCCGCGCCGCCAAGCGGATGACCGGTTCGGTCGAGCTGTGGCCCGTCATCGCCGACTGCGAGCGCGGCCTCGGCCGTCCGGAGCGGGCGCTGGCCATGGCCGGCGAGGCCGAGGTGCAGAAGCTGGACAAGGCCGGACAGGTCGAGATGCGTCTGGTCGCGGCCGGTGCCCGCCGGGACATGGACCAGCTCGACGCCGCCATCGTGACCCTGCAGAGCCCGGAGCTGGCCTCCAGCTCCGTGCAGCCGTGGACCGCACGTCTGCGGTACGCCTACGCCGACGCCCTGCTGGCGGCCGGCCGCGAGGACGAGGCGCGCGAGTGGTTCGCCAAGACCCTTGAGGCCGACAAGGACGGGGCCACGGACGCCTCCGACCGTCTCGCCGAGCTGGACGGGGTCGAGTTCGTCGACGCCTCCGCCGACGACTCGGACGCGGACGTCGAGGTCGACGACGAGGCCGACGACGAGTTCGACGACGAGGACGAGGACGAGGACGACGACGACCCGGAGGTCGTCGCCGCCGAGCGTGCCTCCGACCAGGCCGAGTACTACGACGAGGACGACGACGAGTACGAGGGCGACGTCGAAGGCGACGTCGAAGGCGACGTTGATGTCACCGACGAGATCGTCGTTCTCGACGAGGACGAGGACGACGACCGTCAGGACGACGACCGTCGTGACGCCGGAGTCCGCGACGACGGCTGA
- a CDS encoding HAD-IIA family hydrolase: MTRQSRTLPAGSERSLHRAYDTALLDLDGVVYAGGEAIAHAVDSLAAARADGMHLAYVTNNALRTPDAVAGHLSELGIPTEAVEVITSAQAVARLIAEQVEPGSKVLVIGGEGLRVALRERGLVPVDSAEEEGLAAVVQGYGGPDLPWGRFAEASYAINRGVPWYASNTDLTIPGARGIAPGNGAAVEVVRIATGAEPQVAGKPLPPMHRETVLRTGAKRPLVVGDRLDTDIEGAFNGDVDSLLVLTGVTDGAQLLRAEPKYRPTYVDRDLRGLLTGQPEVVAADGGGFRCGDWTAVALDGVLELRGESRGEEAGDGSNGAMDGLRALCAAAWTQAGDGSCGLDAGKALARLGL; encoded by the coding sequence ATGACGCGGCAGAGCAGGACCCTTCCCGCCGGCAGTGAGCGGAGTCTGCACCGGGCGTACGACACGGCCCTGCTGGACCTCGACGGTGTGGTGTACGCGGGCGGGGAGGCCATCGCGCACGCCGTGGACTCGCTCGCCGCGGCGCGGGCCGACGGGATGCACCTGGCGTACGTGACGAACAACGCGCTGCGCACGCCGGACGCGGTCGCCGGGCACCTGAGCGAGCTGGGCATCCCGACGGAGGCCGTCGAGGTGATCACCTCCGCGCAGGCGGTGGCCCGTCTCATCGCAGAGCAGGTCGAACCCGGGTCGAAGGTGCTGGTGATCGGCGGCGAGGGGCTGCGGGTCGCGTTGCGCGAACGCGGGCTGGTGCCGGTGGACTCCGCCGAGGAGGAGGGGCTCGCCGCGGTGGTCCAGGGGTACGGGGGGCCCGATCTGCCGTGGGGGCGGTTCGCGGAGGCCTCGTACGCGATCAACCGCGGGGTGCCGTGGTACGCCTCGAACACCGACCTGACGATTCCGGGGGCGCGGGGGATCGCGCCCGGCAACGGGGCCGCCGTGGAGGTCGTACGGATCGCCACGGGCGCCGAACCCCAGGTGGCGGGCAAGCCGCTGCCCCCGATGCACCGCGAGACCGTGCTGCGGACCGGGGCGAAGCGGCCGCTGGTCGTCGGGGACCGGCTGGACACCGACATCGAGGGCGCCTTCAACGGGGACGTGGACTCGCTGCTGGTGCTGACCGGGGTGACGGACGGGGCGCAGCTGCTGCGGGCCGAGCCGAAGTACCGGCCGACGTACGTGGACCGGGACCTGCGCGGGCTGCTGACCGGGCAGCCTGAGGTGGTGGCGGCCGACGGGGGCGGCTTCCGCTGCGGGGACTGGACGGCGGTGGCGCTGGACGGCGTACTGGAGCTGCGCGGGGAGTCGCGCGGCGAGGAAGCCGGCGACGGTTCGAACGGTGCGATGGACGGGCTGCGGGCGCTGTGCGCGGCGGCCTGGACCCAGGCGGGGGACGGCTCGTGCGGGCTGGACGCGGGCAAGGCGCTGGCCCGGCTGGGGCTGTAA
- a CDS encoding FecCD family ABC transporter permease, which yields MSLRVERRALGVGALLLVLTLAMAVLLIGTGDFDIAPWDVVRTLMGNGTPAHEFIINDLRLPRVLVAVLVGAALGMAGAVFQSVSRNPLGSPDVLGFGYGSAVGALLVIVLFHGSAGEVAVGALVGGLVAGIAVYLLAYKQGIHGYRLVLVGIGASAMLVAVIQYLLTKAQLIEATRAMVWLTGSLAGRDWAQVWPLLATCAVLFPLVLGQSRALRMIEMGDDAAYAVGVRVERTRLLLMVAAILLTTAASAAAGPISFVALAAPQLARRLTRSPGASLLTGALMGALLLLVSDWASQRAFGADQLPVGVVTGLVGGCYLLWLLVTERKAGRI from the coding sequence ATGTCCCTGCGCGTGGAGCGGCGCGCGCTCGGCGTGGGGGCTCTGCTCCTGGTGCTCACGCTGGCGATGGCCGTCCTGCTCATCGGCACCGGCGACTTCGACATCGCGCCGTGGGACGTCGTACGGACCCTGATGGGCAACGGCACGCCCGCACACGAGTTCATCATCAACGACCTGCGGCTGCCGCGGGTCCTGGTCGCGGTCCTGGTGGGCGCCGCCCTCGGGATGGCCGGCGCCGTCTTCCAGTCCGTCTCGCGCAACCCGCTCGGCTCGCCGGACGTACTCGGCTTCGGCTACGGATCGGCCGTCGGCGCGCTGCTGGTCATCGTGCTGTTCCACGGCAGCGCCGGCGAGGTGGCCGTCGGGGCCCTCGTGGGCGGGCTGGTGGCCGGAATCGCCGTGTACCTGCTCGCGTACAAGCAGGGCATCCACGGCTACCGGCTGGTCCTCGTCGGCATCGGCGCCTCCGCGATGCTGGTCGCCGTCATCCAGTACCTGCTGACGAAGGCGCAGCTCATCGAGGCCACCCGTGCGATGGTCTGGCTGACCGGCTCGCTGGCCGGCCGGGACTGGGCACAGGTCTGGCCGCTGCTCGCGACCTGCGCGGTGCTGTTCCCGCTGGTCCTCGGCCAGAGCCGGGCCCTGCGGATGATCGAGATGGGCGACGACGCGGCGTACGCCGTCGGGGTGCGGGTGGAGCGGACCCGGCTGCTGCTGATGGTGGCGGCGATCCTGCTCACCACCGCCGCCAGCGCCGCCGCCGGGCCGATCAGCTTCGTCGCGCTGGCCGCGCCGCAGTTGGCGCGCCGGCTGACCCGGTCGCCCGGGGCGAGCCTGCTGACCGGTGCACTGATGGGCGCACTCCTGTTGCTGGTGTCCGACTGGGCCTCACAGCGGGCCTTCGGCGCCGACCAGTTGCCGGTGGGGGTGGTGACCGGCCTCGTCGGCGGCTGCTACCTGCTCTGGCTGCTCGTCACCGAGCGCAAGGCGGGCCGCATATGA
- a CDS encoding ABC transporter ATP-binding protein translates to MRGQSYVSSQSDVSNQRSRQVQRLTAENVTLGYDQRVIAENLSVEIPDNSFTVIVGPNACGKSTLLRALSRMLKPTVGRVLLDGQAIGSMPAKKVAKTLGLLPQSSIAPDGITVSDLVSRGRYPHQGLLRQWSGEDERIVKESMASTGVAELADRAVDELSGGQRQRVWIAMALAQQTPLLLLDEPTTYLDIQHQIEVLNLCAELHEEQGRTLVAVLHDLNHAARYATHLIAMRDGKVVAEGAPAEVVTAELVERVFGLRCQVISDPETGTPLVIPAARVARSMARAE, encoded by the coding sequence ATGAGGGGCCAGAGCTATGTGAGCAGCCAGAGCGATGTGAGCAACCAGAGGAGCAGGCAAGTGCAGCGGCTGACCGCGGAGAACGTGACCCTCGGCTACGACCAGCGGGTCATCGCCGAGAACCTGTCGGTGGAGATCCCCGACAACTCCTTCACCGTGATCGTCGGGCCGAACGCCTGCGGCAAGTCGACGCTGCTGCGGGCCCTTTCGCGAATGCTGAAGCCGACGGTGGGGCGGGTGCTGCTGGACGGGCAGGCCATCGGGTCGATGCCGGCGAAGAAGGTGGCCAAGACGCTGGGTCTGCTGCCGCAGTCCTCGATCGCCCCGGACGGGATCACGGTCTCGGACCTGGTCTCGCGGGGCCGCTATCCCCACCAGGGGCTGCTGCGGCAGTGGTCGGGCGAGGACGAGCGGATCGTGAAGGAGTCGATGGCCTCCACCGGGGTCGCCGAACTCGCGGACCGGGCGGTGGACGAGCTGTCGGGCGGTCAGCGGCAGCGGGTGTGGATCGCGATGGCGCTGGCGCAGCAGACGCCGCTGCTGCTGCTGGACGAGCCGACGACCTACCTGGACATCCAGCACCAGATCGAGGTGCTGAACCTCTGCGCGGAGCTCCACGAGGAGCAGGGGCGCACGCTGGTCGCGGTGCTGCACGATCTGAACCACGCGGCGCGCTACGCCACCCACCTGATCGCGATGCGGGACGGGAAGGTCGTGGCGGAGGGGGCGCCGGCCGAGGTGGTCACGGCGGAGCTGGTGGAGCGGGTGTTCGGGCTGCGGTGCCAAGTCATTTCGGACCCGGAGACGGGGACGCCGCTGGTGATACCCGCGGCGCGGGTGGCCCGTTCGATGGCTCGCGCGGAGTAG
- a CDS encoding TlyA family RNA methyltransferase — MAGVARRRLDAELVRRSMARSREHAAQLIAAGRVTVGGNTATKPATQVETSAALVVLKDDSDPDYVSRGGHKLAGALAAFQPQGLRVEGRRALDAGASTGGFTDVLLRAGVEHVMAVDVGYGQLAWSLQSDDRVTVKDRTNVRELTVELIDGVPVDLVVGDLSFISIGLVLPALVRCCAPDADLVLMVKPQFEVGKDRLGSGGVVRSTELRAEAVRDVAAQAWKLGLGVLGVTASPLPGPSGNVEYFLWLRAGAPALDPADVDRAVAEGPQ; from the coding sequence GTGGCAGGAGTGGCACGCCGCCGCCTGGACGCCGAACTGGTACGCCGCAGCATGGCCCGCTCGCGCGAGCACGCCGCGCAGCTGATCGCCGCCGGCCGGGTGACCGTGGGCGGCAACACGGCGACGAAGCCGGCCACCCAGGTCGAGACCAGCGCGGCCCTCGTCGTCCTCAAGGACGACAGCGACCCCGACTACGTCTCCCGGGGCGGCCACAAGCTGGCGGGGGCGCTCGCGGCCTTCCAGCCCCAGGGGCTGCGCGTGGAGGGCCGCCGGGCGCTGGACGCGGGCGCCTCGACCGGCGGGTTCACCGACGTGCTGCTGCGGGCCGGGGTGGAGCACGTGATGGCCGTCGACGTCGGCTACGGGCAGCTCGCCTGGTCCCTGCAGAGCGACGACCGGGTCACCGTGAAGGACCGCACCAACGTGCGCGAGCTCACGGTGGAGCTGATCGACGGGGTGCCCGTGGACCTGGTCGTCGGCGATCTCTCCTTCATCTCCATCGGGCTGGTGCTGCCCGCGCTCGTACGCTGCTGCGCGCCCGACGCGGATCTGGTGCTGATGGTCAAGCCGCAGTTCGAGGTCGGCAAGGACCGGCTGGGCAGCGGTGGCGTGGTGCGCAGTACGGAGCTGCGCGCCGAGGCCGTGCGGGACGTCGCGGCGCAGGCGTGGAAGCTGGGCCTGGGCGTGCTCGGGGTGACCGCGAGTCCGCTCCCGGGCCCTTCGGGCAACGTCGAGTATTTTCTGTGGCTGCGGGCGGGGGCACCGGCACTCGACCCGGCGGATGTTGATCGTGCAGTGGCGGAGGGGCCGCAGTGA